The DNA segment TTTATCCTCCCAAATGTGTAGAAAGGTTAGAAATGGAAGGTCTGGTAAAAATGGAAATGGATAGGATGACGAATAAGGTAAAGATTAACTGGCTTGATTTATTAAAAGTGATCGCTGTATTTATGGTGATTGTGGCGCATGCCAATGATTGCATTATTCTAAATCAGGATGGAAATTTTAATTTTGAATGGGGAACTTATATTGGCTCTTTATATCGTTTCGCTGTTCCTTTGTTTGTATTGATCTCCGGAGTTTTACTATTACCCGCTAAATTGGGCACTTTGGAATTTTATAAAAAACGCCTTATGCGGATTGTTCCTGCCCTGCTTTTCTGGGGCATGGCGTACGTGCTGTTTGATGGATTGGTCTTAAATCATAAGCCCTGGGACAAGATGCTGATGGAGATCGCTAAACTTCCCCTAAGCTTCGGCGATTCTGCTCCACACCTTTGGTATTTATACATGTTGGTTGGATTATACTTGATCATTCCAATCCTATCTCCATGGGTGGTTAAAGCGACAAAGAGAGAGCTGGAATTGGTATTGGCAATTTTTATCTTTTCCACTTTTATTCCTTATCTGAAGTTTCTGACCGGATTAGCCTTCGGGGTTTGTGACTGGAATGAATTCCATTCTTTTTACTACCTGTCTGGTTTTATCGGATATTTATTAATGGGATACTACCTATATACGTATTTGCCGGGATGGAGCAACAAAGCAAAAAGATGGACAGGTGTATTTTTGTTTTTAACCGGATATGGAATTACTTATTACCTGACGATCAGTGTTCCTTTCTCGATCCCAAACATTGAAATGGTATGGTACTACTGCTCGCCAAATGTCCTTTTGGAAGCAGTTGGTGTCTTCTTACTGGTGGAGGGTATGGAGTTTAAAGAAGGACTGTTCCTTAAAACGATCCAAACTATCGCGCATTATTCTTTCGGGATTTTCCTGGTTCATTATTTCTTTATTGGGGTTATTTTCAGGTATATGGCTGCTCATTTTGACCTTCATCCGGCGTTGAACGTCCTGGTATCCTGTACGCTTACCCTCCTTATTGCTTTTGCTGCAGTCTGGACACTTGCGAAGTTCAGGCTGACACGCAAATTAGTCATGTAAACCTGATTTATTTTGAGCTCCTTCGACTGATAAAGCTGTTACTGGCAGCTGGTCTGCTCATCGAAGGAACTGCTGTTATTTGTCGTGATGTAGCCAGAATAACCTTTTGATCGATCGGATGATCATGGCTAGAAAGGTGTACTGATTTTTTTGATCGGTAATGATATTGGAAATGATGAATTTCTGATTGCAGGCTTTTATAGTGGCCAATGGCACATCCAGGATTTCGGCAATTTTTGCAAGTGAATCTTCTTTGATAACAGCCCTCTGCTCCATTCTTGATACCGCCTGTTGGCTTATTCCCAATGCCTTGGCTAATGTTTCTTGTTTCATTTCACGAGCTGTGCGAATGCGGCTTACGTTTCTTCCCAAATGAGGTCTCTCAGTCATAGTACTAATTTTTAAGTTTTTGTGTTGTTTGAGTAACTAATTGTATAATACAACCCTGATAATTGTTAATTACAACGGTGTGTAATTGAATTAATTGAGGTATTGTTTCTACTTTTGGTTAATTAAAACGAAACATATGACAATTATCGCTAAAAGAAAAGAAAAAGGATTAAAAATTAGTTTTACCACCTTTGACCTGATTTACTTCATTCAGATGAAAAGAATTGCCTCCGGTCTTTCTCAGGAGGAACTTTCCTTTTTAATCGGCAGAGGGAGCAGTTTTATAGAAGAACGGGAGGTCTTTAAATCCAATAAAGAACTGTGGTTGGGTGATGTGTCGGTAATGTCTAAAATTTTTGATTGCAGGCCTGCCGAGTTCTTTAGGAGTGTAAAAGGAAAGCCCAATGAAGTTCGGTTGCTGTCCAGACAGATGATAAAAGGGGATTACATTCAATATGAAGTATTTGGATTACGTGAGGATGATTCTATTGAATTGTTATACATGATTAATGAAGAGGATCCTTTTAAAAAGTATACGGAACATGAAAAATCGGCTTTGCTGAAGCTCGCTCAGACAGAGCTTGCAGGATTGCTCAGCGAACGGTACTTTGAAGGCGTGGAAAGATCTCCGTTTGACATCTTCCGTGAATGTCGTAAACGTGGTGGACTACTCATTAAAGCCGATTTTGTAGCCCAGGTTCTGAATGATTATTTGATGGGGCCTGGCCCGATGGTACTGAAGAAATACAAACATAAAGACAGGGGATTCGTGTACCAGGGATTATAATGAAAATTAATGTTATACTTAAAAGGTATTTTTAATATTTTAGTGAGACTTTAATTGTTAAAGTCAATAAATCAACGAAAATGAATTTAAAAATTGGCGCTCTTTTGTTAACTACTGCCTTGGTTCCGGTCTTAAAATATGGGAACAATTCACACCCTGTAATTAAGGAAGTACCGATTAAAGGGACATGGGAACTGGTCTCAGGTGTGACCATTCAGAAAGGGGATACGACCTTTACAGACTATAGAAAAGGACAAAGGCAAATTAAGATCATCAATGATACTCATTTTGCTTTCCTGAACCACGATCTTAAAATGGGGAAAGAAGGTACTCCAATCTTTGTGGCCGGAGGAGGGAAGTATACGTTAAAAGGGAATCAATATACAGAACACCTGGAATATTGTAATTACAGAGAATGGGAAAATAAGACTTTCACGTTTACGGTAACTTTAAAAAAGGATACCCTGATCCAGCGAGGAATGGAAAAAGATGAAAAAATTGGGGTGGACAGAGAGATCATTGAGAAATATGTAAAATCGAAAGATTAATACGATGACCCTGGAGGATGTTTCCAATATTAGGCTGGTCAATCAGCAGATCGAAGCAAGTACCTTTAAAGAGGGAAAAGACCTGGTTTCCTGGATGGGAGCGATGCAGGCTCAGGATTATGCAATGGCGACCTGGGGAATCGGACTGAGGCTTCCTGGTAGTACGGAAAAATTAATTCAGGAAGAAATTGATCGTGGAGCGATTCTGAGAACACACTTGCTCCGGCCAACCTGGCATTTGGTCTCTACCGATGATATCTGGTGGATATTGGAACTCACAGCAGCACAGGTTAGGACGAAGTCAAGCTCAAGACTTAAACAATTGGGAATAAGCTCCGAGCTCTGCCTGAAAAGTAATCAGGTTATTGAATCTGCATTTA comes from the Pedobacter sp. FW305-3-2-15-E-R2A2 genome and includes:
- a CDS encoding acyltransferase translates to MEGLVKMEMDRMTNKVKINWLDLLKVIAVFMVIVAHANDCIILNQDGNFNFEWGTYIGSLYRFAVPLFVLISGVLLLPAKLGTLEFYKKRLMRIVPALLFWGMAYVLFDGLVLNHKPWDKMLMEIAKLPLSFGDSAPHLWYLYMLVGLYLIIPILSPWVVKATKRELELVLAIFIFSTFIPYLKFLTGLAFGVCDWNEFHSFYYLSGFIGYLLMGYYLYTYLPGWSNKAKRWTGVFLFLTGYGITYYLTISVPFSIPNIEMVWYYCSPNVLLEAVGVFLLVEGMEFKEGLFLKTIQTIAHYSFGIFLVHYFFIGVIFRYMAAHFDLHPALNVLVSCTLTLLIAFAAVWTLAKFRLTRKLVM
- a CDS encoding helix-turn-helix transcriptional regulator; this encodes MTERPHLGRNVSRIRTAREMKQETLAKALGISQQAVSRMEQRAVIKEDSLAKIAEILDVPLATIKACNQKFIISNIITDQKNQYTFLAMIIRSIKRLFWLHHDK